TAAACTGCAAAAGGATTTTACCCTGTTCAGGAATATCCTGGAAGAAAACCATCCCAGTTTGTATTGGTTCACACCCAAAGACAGTATGGACCTGTACTTCGATAATGGCTTCCGCCTACTGACGGACTCCATGACCGAACCGGCATTCCGGAACCTGCTGTCTACCATCACTTCAAAGATCCGATGCGGCCATACCTCCATGCGGTATTCCAAAAGATATACCGACTGGCTGGATACGGCCCGGCTCCGCATGTTCCCCTTTACTGTAAAGGTCTGGGGACCGGATTCCCTGGCTGTGACGGCTACACTTAACCGAAAAGATTCGCTTTTAAAAAGAGGAACAGTGGTTACGGCTATTGATGGCCGTGATATAGCGCAGATCATCGATACTTTTACCAATTACCTGCAAAGCGATGGTAATATCATTACCGGTAAGTACCAGATGATGAGCAACCGCAATTCATTTGGCAATCTCTACCGCGTAGTGTATGGCATCCCCGAAAAGGTAAGAATAGATTATATCGATAGTAACGGGTTGCCACAATCCGCCATGATAGCGGCTTTCGACCCACCTCCAACGGTTAAGCGAAAAGAAAAAGCCGAAGCAGATACATCAAAGCGGCTTCCGGCCCCGGGAACACCTACGCCCAAACCTCCGAAGGATGTTCCCAAAGCAGTCAGCCTCAACGCCAACAGGAACCTGCAGATCGATACTACATTGAAGTCGGCCTACATGACGCTCAATACTTTTTCCATGGGCAGCCGCTTACGTGGATTCTTTCGCCGCAGTTTCCGGGAAATGAAGAAAAGGGAGATCAAATACCTGGTGGTGGATGTTCGTAATAATGGCGGAGGCGATGCAGGCAACTCAACTTTGCTCACGAAATATATTTCGAAGAAGAAATTCAAGCTGGCTGATTCATTGTACACCAATAAGCGAAGCAGCCATTATGGAAAACATATCGAATTGCAGCCGCTGTACTGGTTATGGACTTTGTTTGTGACCCATAAGGAGGAGGATGGAAATTTTCATTTTGGTTTCTTCGAGCGTCATTACTACAAACCGAAGCGACGGCTTCATTATGATGGTCAGGTGTATATTCTTACCGGTGGGAATTCATTTTCCGCCACAACGCTTTTTGCGAAAGCCATACAAGGCCAATCCAATGTAACGATCGTGGGAGAAGAAACCGGCGGCGGCGCTTATGGCAATACCGCCTGGATGATCCCGGATGTAACATTACCGAATACGCATATACGTTTCCGTTTGCCAAGATTCCGGTTGGTGATGGATAGTACACTGGCGAAACAAGGCAGGGGAATTATGCCGGATATTGAAGTGGGATACAATAGCTATTTCATCAAGCGTGGCGTAGACCCTAAGCTGGGCGTGGTTTACAGGATCATCAGGGATAGAGCGAGAATGGAAAAGGAGATGGATGGAATGAAGGGAGGGAAATAGACACTTATATTTCCTCACCTCCGGCGAATAACACGCTGCCGCAGAGCAAACCTCTTATTTATATTACGTCAACAAATTGAATTCATCCCCATCCTGCAGGAAAGGCAATTTCGTTCTGACATCATTTAATGTATCACGCTTAAGCGTAATCGTAATAATTCCCTGGTCATGCACTATTGTTTCCATGATGGCACCCATCGGATCCACCACCATGCTATCTCCACTGTGATAGATTTCATTTCCATCATTTCCTACCCGATTAACTCCCGCTACGAAGCATTGGTTCTCGATGGCCCTTGCCTGCAGTAAAGTTTTCCAGGCGTGGTTCCTGCGTTCGGGCCAGTTGGCCACATAGACCAACAGATCATATTCCGGCGATCCATCTTCTGTATCCGGCGACTGGCGCGCCCATACAGGGAATCGCAGATCATAGCAAACCATGAGATTCACTTTCCAGCCGTTCACCGCCGCAATCAATCTTTTGCTGCCCGGCGCATAATGTTCATGTTCATTCGCGTAAGCGAATAGATGTCTTTTATCATAAAAGCCCAGTTGGCCATTCGGTAACATCCAGACCAGGCGGTTATGGTAATTTCCTTCTTCTTCGATCATCAGGCTGCCGGCCAGGATCACTTTGCGTGAAGCGGATACACGTTTCATCCACTCAACAGTAGGCCCATGCATGGTTTCAGCCAGGGTTTCTGGTTTCATACTGAAGCCCGTGCTGAACATTTCCGGCAACAGAACGATATGTGTTTTTTCCTTGATACCATTGATCTTCTCCCCAAACATGGCCAGGTTGGCATTCTTGTCTTCCCAATGAAGATCAGACTGGATCAATGATATGATGAGATCAGACATGTAATGATTTTTAAGATTGGTGCACTTACCTGAATTAAGCCGCAATAAAGTTACAGCTTATGACAGTTCCCGGATCAGTGAAGCCACCAGTGCTGTCCAGCCGGCCTGGTGCGAAGCGCCGAGGCCCGTGCCATTGTCGCCATGAAAATATTCATAAAATAAGACCAGTCGCTCATTATGTGGTTGCTGGTAGAACCAGTTGTAATTACCATAGAGCGGTCGGTTGCCTGCTTCATCCTTTTCGAATAATCCCACGAGCCGGGCTGCAAGTGCATCCGCTACCTGGTTCAGGTTCATTTGTTGTCCGGATCCCGTTGGAAATTCCACCATCAGATCGTCTCCATAAAAACTACCGAAGCGGCGGATACTCGAAATGATGATATAATTGATCGGCATCCACACCGGTCCGCGCCAGTTGGAATTTCCACCATAAAAATCAGAAGTGGAATCGCCGGGATCATATTGAATATGGTATTCGATATTCTCGATTTGAATCTTATAGGGATGATCTTTATGGAATTTGCTGAGCGCCCGGATACCGCCATCAGAAAGGAATTGGGCCTCATCCAGCAAACGCTGGAGAAGCAATACCAGTTTATCGCGGGGCACCAATGATAACAGTATCTCATCTCCTTCTTTCTTCTCTTCATTGGGCCAGAACCTTCCGTTCTTCAGCCGGTAATTTTCAAACCAGGAAATCCTTTTCTTGAAGTCAGCGAGTTTGTCAAGATTTTTCTTTTCGATAATGGAAACAGCAAAAAGGGATGTAAGTCCAACTATGGAATGAACACGCAAATGCAGTGGCGACGAGCCTGCAAGCGACAAAGTATCATAATAGAATCCATCTTCCGCATTCCACATGCCCTGTATATTCAGCGCTTCTGCTATCAGTACGAAATGTTCGAAGAAGCGGGTAGCCGTATCTTCAAACGCATCATCCTTCATGGCAATTTCCAATGCCATGTCCATCATGTTCAGCGCATACATGCCCATCCAACTGGTGCCATCGGCCTGTTCCAGTTGCATGGCGCCGGGGATCACACTGCTGCGATTGAATACTCCGATATTATCAAGACCCAGGAACCCCCCTTCGAACATATTGTTTCCATTGGGATCTTTCCGGTTGATCCACCACGTGAAATTGACGATCAGTTTCTGGAAGGCGCGTTTGAGAAAAGTGATATCTCCTTTTCCTGTTTTCTCTTTTTCTATTCTGTACACCTGCAACGCAGCCCAGGCCTGCACGGGTGGGTTCACATCACTGAAGTT
This portion of the Pseudobacter ginsenosidimutans genome encodes:
- a CDS encoding S41 family peptidase, with product MLNRMAVLLLGITALLFASCSSSRKTFDPDRKFAPDKLQKDFTLFRNILEENHPSLYWFTPKDSMDLYFDNGFRLLTDSMTEPAFRNLLSTITSKIRCGHTSMRYSKRYTDWLDTARLRMFPFTVKVWGPDSLAVTATLNRKDSLLKRGTVVTAIDGRDIAQIIDTFTNYLQSDGNIITGKYQMMSNRNSFGNLYRVVYGIPEKVRIDYIDSNGLPQSAMIAAFDPPPTVKRKEKAEADTSKRLPAPGTPTPKPPKDVPKAVSLNANRNLQIDTTLKSAYMTLNTFSMGSRLRGFFRRSFREMKKREIKYLVVDVRNNGGGDAGNSTLLTKYISKKKFKLADSLYTNKRSSHYGKHIELQPLYWLWTLFVTHKEEDGNFHFGFFERHYYKPKRRLHYDGQVYILTGGNSFSATTLFAKAIQGQSNVTIVGEETGGGAYGNTAWMIPDVTLPNTHIRFRLPRFRLVMDSTLAKQGRGIMPDIEVGYNSYFIKRGVDPKLGVVYRIIRDRARMEKEMDGMKGGK
- a CDS encoding amidohydrolase, which gives rise to MSDLIISLIQSDLHWEDKNANLAMFGEKINGIKEKTHIVLLPEMFSTGFSMKPETLAETMHGPTVEWMKRVSASRKVILAGSLMIEEEGNYHNRLVWMLPNGQLGFYDKRHLFAYANEHEHYAPGSKRLIAAVNGWKVNLMVCYDLRFPVWARQSPDTEDGSPEYDLLVYVANWPERRNHAWKTLLQARAIENQCFVAGVNRVGNDGNEIYHSGDSMVVDPMGAIMETIVHDQGIITITLKRDTLNDVRTKLPFLQDGDEFNLLT